The Xanthomonas sp. DAR 34887 genome has a segment encoding these proteins:
- a CDS encoding TonB-dependent receptor plug domain-containing protein encodes MTRTFSPLATAVALALTTSATPALAQSSSSSAQTLDTVIVTGTRVADRTVAESASPIDIISPEMLQSTGTTELATALSRAVPSLNFPRPAITDGSDAVRPAQLRGLSPDQVLVLVNGKRYHTTALVNLNGAQGRGSSPADLNTIPIAAVERIEVLRDGASAQYGSDAIAGVINIVLKGSGEGGSIAARYGKYSAGDGEQYQLSGDAGVKFGENGSVHFAAQAGHQDQTDRAKPYQGEVQQRYGDPDVDQGAFSYNGQYSPAEYLTFYSYGMLSRREVLSNGYFRWSGDNRNRPEIYPNGFLPQIYNVSKDVSWVGGFKASTEGGLGIDISYNYGRNNLSFEVKNSLNNSLGTSSPTDFYAGTLEVTQNLLNADFTKSLDVGLAYPVTLAFGGEWRGEKFNESPGDVASYVNGGVPSANGTLLPGAQVFAGFKPSDSGHYDRNSYSAYVDLEGDITDKFSAGLAGRYENYSDFGDTGTGKLSLRYAFTDKVALRATASTGFRAPSLQQQYFQSIATNFINVTQPDGSITATPFEIGTFRTDNPAAVALGAEPLKAEKSKNYGLGLVLQPVDALYVTVDAYRIDIDDRIVLSENLTSTAVRNYLQANGYAGIGGGRYFTNAIDTKTQGVDAVGTYKIALSNSNLDLTAGYNYNKTEIEKIAENPAVLEAIDPTAVRIGRAEIGRITKGAPRDKFFLSSVWAPGNWSFTATATRWGEFTDFGTTAAADQTYAAKWTLDLAASYKLGNWDFTIGGDNVLNEYPDQSRAGAGTRTYLPYSTSSPFGFNGALAYANVNYKW; translated from the coding sequence ATGACCCGCACGTTCAGTCCTCTCGCCACTGCCGTCGCCCTCGCCCTGACCACTTCCGCAACGCCTGCGCTCGCGCAGAGTTCCTCCTCCAGCGCGCAGACACTGGATACGGTGATCGTCACCGGCACCCGCGTGGCCGATCGCACCGTGGCCGAATCGGCTTCGCCGATCGACATCATCTCGCCGGAAATGCTGCAGTCCACCGGCACCACCGAACTGGCCACCGCACTGTCGCGCGCGGTGCCATCGCTGAACTTCCCGCGCCCGGCGATCACCGACGGCTCCGACGCGGTACGCCCGGCGCAGCTGCGCGGGCTCTCGCCCGACCAGGTGCTGGTGCTGGTCAACGGCAAGCGCTACCACACCACCGCGCTGGTCAACCTCAACGGCGCGCAGGGCCGCGGCTCGTCGCCGGCCGACCTCAACACCATTCCGATCGCCGCGGTCGAACGCATCGAAGTGCTGCGCGACGGCGCCTCGGCGCAGTACGGCTCCGATGCCATCGCCGGGGTCATCAACATCGTGCTCAAGGGCAGCGGCGAAGGCGGCAGCATCGCTGCGCGCTACGGCAAGTACAGCGCCGGCGACGGCGAGCAGTACCAGCTGTCCGGCGACGCCGGGGTCAAGTTCGGCGAGAACGGCAGCGTGCATTTCGCCGCGCAGGCCGGCCACCAGGACCAGACCGATCGCGCCAAGCCGTACCAGGGCGAAGTGCAGCAGCGCTACGGCGACCCCGACGTCGACCAGGGCGCGTTCTCCTACAACGGCCAGTACAGCCCGGCCGAGTACCTGACCTTCTATTCCTACGGCATGCTCAGCCGCCGCGAAGTGCTGTCCAACGGCTATTTCCGCTGGTCCGGCGACAACCGCAACCGCCCGGAGATCTATCCGAACGGCTTCCTCCCGCAGATCTACAACGTCAGCAAGGACGTGTCCTGGGTCGGCGGCTTCAAGGCCAGCACCGAAGGCGGGCTGGGCATCGACATCAGCTACAACTACGGCCGCAACAACCTCAGCTTCGAGGTCAAGAACAGCCTCAACAACAGCCTGGGCACGAGCAGCCCGACCGACTTCTATGCCGGCACCCTGGAAGTCACCCAGAACCTGCTCAACGCCGACTTCACCAAGTCGCTGGACGTCGGCCTGGCCTACCCGGTCACGCTGGCCTTCGGCGGCGAGTGGCGCGGCGAGAAATTCAACGAATCGCCGGGCGACGTGGCCTCCTACGTCAACGGCGGCGTGCCCTCGGCCAACGGCACGCTGCTGCCGGGCGCGCAGGTGTTCGCCGGCTTCAAGCCCAGCGATTCGGGCCACTACGACCGCAACAGTTACTCGGCCTACGTGGACCTGGAAGGCGACATCACCGACAAGTTCTCTGCCGGCCTGGCCGGGCGCTACGAGAACTACAGCGACTTTGGCGACACCGGCACCGGCAAGCTGTCGCTGCGCTACGCGTTCACCGACAAGGTCGCGCTGCGCGCCACCGCCTCCACCGGCTTCCGCGCGCCGTCGCTGCAACAGCAGTATTTCCAGTCCATCGCCACCAACTTCATCAACGTCACCCAGCCCGACGGCAGCATCACCGCCACGCCGTTCGAGATCGGCACCTTCCGCACCGACAATCCGGCCGCCGTCGCGCTCGGCGCCGAACCGCTGAAGGCGGAGAAGTCGAAGAACTACGGCCTGGGCCTGGTGCTGCAGCCGGTCGATGCGCTGTACGTCACCGTCGACGCCTACCGCATCGACATCGACGACCGCATCGTGCTGTCGGAAAACCTGACCTCCACCGCGGTGCGCAATTACCTGCAGGCCAACGGCTATGCCGGCATCGGCGGCGGACGCTACTTCACCAATGCGATCGACACCAAGACCCAGGGCGTGGACGCGGTCGGCACCTACAAGATCGCGCTGTCCAACAGCAACCTCGATCTCACCGCCGGCTACAACTACAACAAGACCGAGATCGAGAAGATCGCCGAGAACCCGGCGGTGCTGGAAGCGATCGACCCGACCGCGGTGCGTATCGGCCGCGCCGAGATCGGCCGCATCACCAAGGGCGCGCCGCGCGACAAGTTCTTCCTGAGCAGCGTCTGGGCGCCGGGCAACTGGTCGTTCACCGCCACCGCCACGCGCTGGGGCGAGTTCACCGACTTCGGCACCACCGCGGCCGCCGACCAGACCTATGCGGCGAAGTGGACGCTGGACCTGGCCGCCAGCTACAAGCTGGGCAACTGGGACTTCACCATCGGCGGCGACAACGTGCTGAACGAATATCCCGACCAGTCGCGTGCCGGTGCCGGTACCCGTACCTACCTGCCTTACAGCACGTCCTCGCCGTTCGGGTTCAACGGCGCACTCGCCTACGCCAACGTCAACTACAAGTGGTAA